The Amycolatopsis mongoliensis genome includes a window with the following:
- a CDS encoding PepSY-associated TM helix domain-containing protein, which produces MSIDQSGERTAEPVAAPPRLTWAAIRPLVLRLHFYAGVFIGPFLLVAAVTGLAYVWTPQLEQAVYDHELHVPVAPGVVPLEQQAAVARAVVPDGTVIGIRPGPTPADSTQVIFTRPGLEPSYHWTVFVDPHTGIVRGQLETYGSGQAMPVRGWVDTLHRSLHLGDFGRWYSELAASWLWVVVLGGLALWLGKRKSSRSKRGRVLAWHRTTGLVIAAGLLFLSATGLTWSEHAGTSISELRSRLDWTTPSVSTALPAAAPQARDVGVDAVRAATLAAGLADPVEIRPPSAPGKAYVVQQVGRDWPTKADSMAVDPATGRITDTLPFADYSPAAKLARWGIDAHMGLLFGVANQILLTVLALGLIAVIGWGYRMWWLRRPTRGDARAGRPPARGTWRRIPGRVLAPVLVVTAVVGYFLPVFGLSLLGFLVVDLIAGVRRQEVAS; this is translated from the coding sequence ATGTCGATCGACCAGAGCGGCGAGCGCACAGCCGAGCCGGTGGCGGCGCCGCCGCGGCTCACCTGGGCGGCGATCCGGCCGCTGGTGCTGCGCCTGCACTTCTACGCCGGGGTGTTCATCGGGCCGTTCCTGCTGGTCGCCGCGGTGACGGGGCTGGCCTACGTCTGGACGCCGCAGCTGGAGCAGGCTGTCTACGACCACGAGCTGCACGTCCCGGTGGCGCCCGGGGTCGTGCCGCTGGAGCAGCAGGCCGCCGTGGCCCGGGCCGTCGTGCCCGACGGGACGGTCATCGGGATCCGGCCCGGGCCCACGCCGGCCGACTCGACGCAGGTGATCTTCACCCGGCCCGGGCTCGAACCCAGCTACCACTGGACGGTGTTCGTCGACCCGCACACCGGGATCGTGCGCGGGCAGCTGGAAACCTACGGCTCGGGGCAGGCGATGCCGGTGCGCGGCTGGGTCGACACCCTGCACCGCAGCCTGCACCTGGGCGATTTCGGCCGGTGGTACAGCGAACTGGCGGCCAGCTGGCTCTGGGTGGTCGTGCTGGGCGGGCTCGCGCTGTGGCTGGGGAAGCGGAAGTCGTCGCGGAGCAAGCGAGGACGCGTCCTGGCGTGGCACCGGACCACCGGGCTGGTGATCGCGGCCGGGTTGCTGTTCCTGTCGGCCACCGGGCTGACGTGGTCCGAACACGCGGGCACGAGCATCAGCGAACTGCGCTCCCGGCTGGACTGGACGACGCCGTCGGTGTCCACCGCGCTTCCGGCCGCCGCGCCCCAGGCCCGTGACGTCGGCGTGGACGCGGTGCGCGCGGCGACGCTGGCGGCCGGGCTGGCGGACCCGGTGGAGATCCGCCCGCCGTCCGCGCCGGGAAAGGCCTATGTCGTCCAGCAGGTCGGCCGCGACTGGCCGACGAAGGCGGACTCGATGGCCGTCGACCCGGCGACCGGGCGGATCACCGACACGCTGCCGTTCGCGGACTACTCGCCGGCGGCGAAGCTGGCGCGGTGGGGGATCGACGCGCACATGGGCCTGCTGTTCGGCGTCGCCAACCAGATCCTGCTCACGGTGCTGGCGCTCGGGCTGATCGCGGTGATCGGCTGGGGGTACCGGATGTGGTGGCTGCGCCGCCCCACCCGCGGTGACGCGCGCGCCGGACGGCCGCCGGCACGCGGAACCTGGCGGCGGATCCCGGGCCGGGTGCTCGCACCCGTGCTCGTGGTGACCGCGGTGGTCGGCTACTTCCTGCCGGTGTTCGGCTTGTCCCTGCTGGGTTTCCTCGTCGTGGACCTGATCGCCGGGGTCCGCCGTCAGGAGGTGGCGTCGTGA